The Phaeocystidibacter marisrubri genomic interval AAAGAAAGTCACTGCGCCCTTCAACCTCATTCTAGGGGCTCAATATCAATTCAATAAGAACTGGATTGCGCGCACAGAACTGGGAGTATTTGGGAAACGAAGTCAGTTCCTACTCAGTTTGAACTACCGCTTCAACCTGATTTAGAAAATTGTGATCCTGATAAAAAGTACCTTCCTAAGTGGAGGCACCTTCCATTCTATCTAGAACTGATTATTTATCCAATTGCACCGTGGTTCCAACAGACACTCCAAAATAGCTCTGGTATTGAATTGAATCTTCCGACCCAATTCTTGCCGCGCTCTCCAAGCCGCTAACAGCGTAGAATAGACCAATGGTATTCACAGAGTTTGCAATCTTCAATCGGCTTCCGCCCGAAACACTCACTAAGCTCTGCTGCCTCTCCTCACCGTTTACCACTTCCTTGTACGGGTTATAACTGATTCCAAAGTAAGAATCTATATCCTCTTTTATCGTAGCGTTCAACCCTGTGCTTATTCGGATGTTCTCAGGACTCACAGGGTCTACAGGCGCCTCGCCTTCGTAATAATCATGCGTAACTTCCATGGCATACGCTACATCCATGGCCCAAAAGATTTTCTTTGAGACTTGATATGAAAACCCCAATCGAAAATCCATAGGATTCTTCTGGTGAACCTTCTTACCCACAAGATCCAACACACTTGAAGTCGGAGGTGACGATCCATCGTTGATGTAAGAATACTGGTAATAATCTCCTGAACCCTCAAGGCGAATACTCGGTGAAGAAACGCGGAGTCCGAGCGCAAAATCCTCCCACTTCTTCTGGATCCCTACCACTCCAAAAAGCGTATACGACTCCAGCGTTTGACGAGATTGTGAAATACTCGCAATGGTAGGGTCTGAGATAAAATAGCCATTCGACCCCGTGGTGAACAAGCTGTAGTAATACTGTCCGGTCAGCGTCAACCCAAGTGACCATCCGTTGCCAAGCTTCTTAGCAGTAGAGAGTCCGCCTAAGAAATACTCCTCTCTATAGTCCTGAGTAATGGTAATGTTATACGGATTTGAGGGACTATTGATAATCCAATCATTCTTGCCCTCATAATTAAAGTGATACGGAACCAAAAGAGAGAAAGCCACCACCCAATCTCCAAAGGATCGGGTTCCAATCATGCTACTGGGAAGTGAGCGATAACCTGCCCCCTCAAAATCCAACTCATCATTCCCTAGGGTTACCAGTGGATCAGCTTTAAAATCAAAACTGAAGTAGGCATTTCCCGAAAATGAAAAGCTAGAACCTTCTAACTCCGTCAGCGCAGCCGGATTGTAATACACGGCCCCCGAAGAGCCATGTCCCCCCGTTCCGGTATTGGCCATCAGCGCCTCCTTATCCCCTAAAGGCATAATGTTTTGGTTAAATCTCCCCTGCGATAATGCAGGAGCGGAAAGTACCCCCAACGCAAGCACTGCGAAAGACCGTGTAAACTGATTCATAGTCAGGTAGTATGATTGTCCATTCTAAATATATGAAAATAGAGAGGGTGAAAGGATGACTTCACAGAGACGCCGAAAGGAGGCGAGAATTCAGGTATGATATGGCTAGAGACCGCAGACCTTCTACCTACTCCTACTATACCAGTAAGCATTACCCATAAAAACTAGCGCACTTCCAAAGAATGGAAAAAGTACAACCACCACTTCCCAAGTAGATTCATCCTCAAGATCAAATGCCTTGAAAATTCCTACCGTCAAGGCGAACAAAGCCAGTGCGATATTCAGAGAGATTTTATATTTCTTGGTCATCTGATGAAGTACAGAAATATATCTAAACAAAAAAAGCCAAAGCAATTACGCCTTGGCTTTTTCTTGTGATCCGGATAGGATTCGAACCTATGACCGTCTGCTTAGAAGGTAGATTACACTGAGTACTTAAAAATTTATATATCAGCAATTTAACCACTTTAAAATAACTTATCTAACAACAATTGTAACAACATATGACAATAGCACACCGATTCCAGCCTGAGGAATATCTAGTTCTTTCAAATTGGGTTTATCGCCTATTTATAAGGCTTACGGGAAGCTTAGTTCTCTCCTTATGTATTGGAACTGTCGATTACCTATCTCATATAAGTTAGGACACTAAGTAAGACTTCAGTAGTGAATAGCTTTCCTCCCTGGCATTTACCTGAATTTTTAAACTGTATGAATATGGTATCCTTCATGCTGAAATCAGTTCAATCATCGAAAACACTTCGATTCAGTCTAAACTAGACGTTAGCTTGCCGAAACAAGAGTACACCTCTTTCTAGGTGAAGGGGGGTAATAAATTCCATTATGGCTTATTCAAATTGTTCTGACATGGAAGGATGTCAGACGTTCGTTTTTTTGAGAATTGGGGCTTCTCACTTTCGAAGTGTAAAATTTTCTGATATCGTTCTGATTGAGAGTGATCAACCAAGGAAACTGAAGATTTATTTTAAGAACGAATCTGATATTAAATCAGAAGTTATTCGTAAAACATTATCCAAAATCTCAGACGAGTTGCCTAATTGTTTTTGGCGGATCAATCGTAAAACGATTGTGAATTCGAAACATGTCAATACGGTTTCTGATAAGTTCGATTACGTTCAGGTTGGTTCATTATTGTTAGACGTAGGACCTTCATTCAGGTCGAAACTACGAGCTATTCTGAACGTTCTGGAATAACACTCCCGTTCCAAGTTTAAACAGTTTTAACGAAAGGGTTTTTTCATGTTGATGTCATAATTATGACCAACTGTCGAAATAATAGACGCTCAATCCCTTGGTTGAAATAGATTCGATGCCTTAAAAACACTTTAACTAATTCGGTGAAATCGCCGTCAAACCAAATTTATTATGCCTTTGAAGTTAAAAATTCTTACGCTAGGTTTTCTAGTGAGTTTACTTGGCTTTGGTCAGGTTGAACCTGTCTGGATAGACGGTCTTGTAAATCAAACGAAAACAGTTCCTGGCATTAAAGGCCTAGACTACCGAACAATAACCCCAGGAGCTCGTCAAGGCGTTGCTTTTGCTAAGAGCTCGAACGGAGATGTTTATTTTTTTGGAGGCTTGGGGTATGATGCTAATGCAAATTATGGGCATCTAAACGATTTATGGAAGTTTGATTCACAATTAAGCGAATGGGTTTGGATTTCAGGACAGACCACTATCAATAGTCATAATCCATCAGTAACTGCTGGAACTCCATCATCTAATAATTTTCCGGGTGGTCGTGAGGGTGCGGCAATGTGGATAGATGAGAGTGGTGGTGATATTAGTATATATATATTCGGTGGTGCTGCATATGACTCAAATATTCTTTTCGGTGAGTGCAGCGATCTCTGGAAATATAGTGTGAATAATGGAACTTGGACTTATGTCAAAGGGGGGTTGACTCGAATATGGGGTGGTTCTTACGGAACAAAAGGCACTTCCGCTTCAGGGAATTATCCTGGTGCTCGACAGAACGCTTCTTATTGGCAATCACCAATCACAGGAAAGTTCTATATGTTTGGTGGAAGAGGTTATAATGGAGGTGGTTATTGTCAGTTAAATGACGTTTGGGAATTCGACCCCTCTACTGAACTTTGGACCTGGGTTTCTGGGAGTAGCGGTCAATGTGCGCAAACTACAATTAACCAAAGTAGTGTTTATCATCCTTCAAATATTCCTGGCGCTAGAGAACGGACTGCTACTTGGGTTGTAGACAGTGTGGTTTATATTTATGGTGGATTAGGATATGGCAATACTTCTACTTACGGACACCTGTCAGATATGTGGAAGTATAGTATGGTTTCTAATAAGTTTAAGCCAATTGAAGGAAACACTGCTACATATGCAGTAAATATTAAATCATCGTATGGCACAAAGGGTGTTGAAAATGGCTCAAATCTTCCTGGAGGTAGAGAAACACCTTTGTTCTGGGTTGAAGATAATACAAAACTTATGCTCATCGGAGGTGCTGGGTATGATCAATCCAGTTTTGGAAATTTAGCTGATGTATGGTCCTATGACATTAGTACAGACGATTGGACATGGGTCGGAGGTCAGTCAGGACTTAACAGGACACCCGTTTTTGGAACGAAAGGAGTACAAAATAGCACTAATCTAATTGGAAGTGTTTATCGCGGTGTCGCATGGAAGGATGGCAACAGTTCCGATGTGTTTGTTTTTGGCGGTGCAGCAAAAGATAAATCGGGGCTTTTTGGCGAAATAAACGCGTTATGGAAGTACGATGTGTCGTCAAATTCTTGGATTTGGTTTAAAGGTGATGACGATCGTATTGCTGGAGGCATATATGGTACGCAGAATATTGCGGGATCTACTTGGAACCCCGGTCCAAGATCGGCTTCAGCGATCTGGATGCATGATAATGGTGATTTGTATTTATTTGGAGGCGTAGGTATAACTAGCAATGGTGTGCGAGGTTACCTCAATGATTTATGGAAATATAACGTTGAAGAAAGGTACTGGACCTACCTTGGAGGA includes:
- a CDS encoding LytTR family transcriptional regulator DNA-binding domain-containing protein, with the translated sequence MEGCQTFVFLRIGASHFRSVKFSDIVLIESDQPRKLKIYFKNESDIKSEVIRKTLSKISDELPNCFWRINRKTIVNSKHVNTVSDKFDYVQVGSLLLDVGPSFRSKLRAILNVLE